Below is a window of Chryseobacterium arthrosphaerae DNA.
CCACTGTAGCAAGATCAATTGCCAAGAGACCCGGTGCAACAGCTTTTAACCCATTGTTTTTATATGGAGGTTACGGAGTAGGTAAAACCCACTTAGGCCAGGCTGTAGGTCTTGAAGTGAAGAACCAGTTTCCGGATAAAGTCGTACTGTATCTGTCTTCAGAAAAATTTATCCAGCAGTTTATTTCTGCTGCTAAAGCTCACAAGCAAACGGAATTTGCCAATTTCTACCAGATGGTGGATGTACTGATCATTGATGATATTCAGTTCTTATCAGGAAAATCAGCAACTCAGGACAGCTTCTTCCATATTTTTGATCATCTTCACCAGAACGGAAAGCAGATCATCCTTACTTCAGATAAAGCTCCGGCTGACATTATGGATATCCAGGACAGGATTGTTTCCCGTTTCAAATGGGGACTTTCTGCAGAAATCAAATCTCCGGACCTGTCTACAAGAAGACAGATCATTGAAGATAAACTGAGCAGAGACGGAATTGCACTTCCTGATGATATGCTTGACTTCCTTGCTGCTGAAGCGAAGACCAATGTAAGAGAACTGATCGGGGTGATCAACTCAGTGATCGCTTACTCTACAGTATATAAGAGAGACCTGAGTCTTGAATTGCTGAAAGAAACCATCAACAGAATTGCTGCCAACCAGAAAAAAGTGATCAATATTCCTTATATCCAGGATGTGGTATGTGATTATTTTGGAATCAAAAAAGAGCAGCTTTTATCAAAAACAAGAAAAAGAGAGATTGCATTGCCAAGACAGCTTGCGATGTATTTTTCCAAAGCATTCACCAATTCTACATTTACAAAAATCGGTGAAGAAATGGGAGGAAAAGATCACTCTACGGTAATGTACGCCTGCGATACCATTAAAGATGTATCGAAAATCGATAAAGAGATCAAAAAATACGTAAAAGACCTTACAGAAAGAATCAAACAATAATTCCTGTAAAGCTTATATAAATTGAAATGAAGAATCGTGGTATTCTTCATTTTTTATTTAGTTTTGTTACAGCAAACCTTAGAGCCTTTATCATTTTGATCTTTTCAATTTTAAATAACAGAATATGAATATATTGATGGTCTGCCTTGGAAATATATGCAGAAGCCCTTTAGCTGAAGGAATCATGAAAACAAAATTACCGGAAAGCTTTATGGTGGACTCTGCAGGAACCATTTCTATGCACGAAGGCGAGCATCCGGATAAAAGAGCCATAAAAACAGCCGCCAACCATCATATAGATATATCCAAACAGAGGTCAAGACCCATTACAAGAGCTGATTTTAAGACCTTTGATAAAATATACTGTATGGACGTAGATGTACTTGCAGATGTGGTATCCAAAGCTGAAAACGAAGAAGAACGTCAAAAGATCTCTTTATTCTTGGAAGCACTGGGTGATCATAAAAACGCTGAAGTACCGGATCCTTACTGGGGGGACATGAGTGATTTTGAAAAGGTTTTCCAGTTATTGGACAGAGGTTGTGATGCTATTAAAAACCAAATACAGAAATAATTGCCATGAAAAGAACACTGTTACTGCTTTTATTAAGCTTTCATTTCTCTTTTGCGCAAACCCAAAATGAAACAGAGATCCGTAAAGTAATGGATGATTTTATGGGATGCATTAAAACCAGGGATGAAGCTAAATTTTTATCTTTATTTCAGGAGCCCGTGCTCTGGACCGGAATTTATAAAGACAGAACACAGGCTAAACGTCTGGAAAAAAATCCTAAAGCGGAATATTACTTTGCAGATGACTATAAAGCTTTTATCAGAGGCTTTAAAGATGATAAATCTGAAGAAAGATTTGATAATATTAAAATCATTGAAGACGGTGCCATAGCTTCTGCCAACTTCGATTACAGCTTTTGGTATGATGGCAGAATGGAAAACTGGGGAAAGGAAATCTGGACCCTGATGAAGATCAACGGAACATGGAAGA
It encodes the following:
- the dnaA gene encoding chromosomal replication initiator protein DnaA, with translation MDDNLMMIWQKCLQFMRDNLNAAEDNSDLKKLEKSFDMLFDKVQPLSLVANNLTLIVPSDFYKEYIEDNYLSLLSAALKKNIGKGVKLWYSVMENRPKGEEKPVTMNMKGQSVPTPKTQETMPQGFSANIVNPFVVPGIRKVNIDSNLKPDYSFDSYVEGESNKFAATVARSIAKRPGATAFNPLFLYGGYGVGKTHLGQAVGLEVKNQFPDKVVLYLSSEKFIQQFISAAKAHKQTEFANFYQMVDVLIIDDIQFLSGKSATQDSFFHIFDHLHQNGKQIILTSDKAPADIMDIQDRIVSRFKWGLSAEIKSPDLSTRRQIIEDKLSRDGIALPDDMLDFLAAEAKTNVRELIGVINSVIAYSTVYKRDLSLELLKETINRIAANQKKVINIPYIQDVVCDYFGIKKEQLLSKTRKREIALPRQLAMYFSKAFTNSTFTKIGEEMGGKDHSTVMYACDTIKDVSKIDKEIKKYVKDLTERIKQ
- a CDS encoding low molecular weight protein-tyrosine-phosphatase, translated to MNILMVCLGNICRSPLAEGIMKTKLPESFMVDSAGTISMHEGEHPDKRAIKTAANHHIDISKQRSRPITRADFKTFDKIYCMDVDVLADVVSKAENEEERQKISLFLEALGDHKNAEVPDPYWGDMSDFEKVFQLLDRGCDAIKNQIQK
- a CDS encoding nuclear transport factor 2 family protein, giving the protein MKRTLLLLLLSFHFSFAQTQNETEIRKVMDDFMGCIKTRDEAKFLSLFQEPVLWTGIYKDRTQAKRLEKNPKAEYYFADDYKAFIRGFKDDKSEERFDNIKIIEDGAIASANFDYSFWYDGRMENWGKEIWTLMKINGTWKITSVTFSMDLAKYYPQPSLNERTKK